The following proteins are encoded in a genomic region of Mycolicibacterium confluentis:
- a CDS encoding LysE/ArgO family amino acid transporter, with amino-acid sequence MPTPLVFATGFLTSITLIAAIGAQNAFVLRQGIRREHVGAVVTLCAVSDLALIAIGIAGFGAVIAAHPDVVTVAKFGGAAFLVGYGLLAAKRALTPGTLTPSDVSPARLGAVLATCLALTFLNPHVYLDTVVLIGALANEHRDARWLFGIGAAAASAVWFTTLGYGATRLSALFGRPATWRVLDGAVAVTMISLGVYLAAS; translated from the coding sequence ATGCCCACCCCCCTGGTCTTCGCGACCGGCTTCCTGACCAGCATCACGCTGATCGCCGCGATCGGTGCGCAGAACGCCTTCGTGCTGCGCCAGGGCATCCGCCGCGAGCACGTGGGTGCCGTGGTGACGTTGTGCGCGGTCTCGGATCTGGCGCTCATCGCGATCGGCATCGCAGGCTTCGGCGCCGTCATCGCCGCGCATCCCGATGTCGTCACCGTCGCCAAGTTCGGCGGCGCGGCGTTTCTCGTGGGCTATGGCCTGCTGGCGGCCAAGCGCGCCCTCACACCGGGAACGCTGACCCCGTCCGACGTCTCACCGGCGCGACTGGGCGCGGTGTTGGCGACGTGCCTGGCCCTGACGTTCCTCAATCCGCACGTCTACCTCGACACCGTCGTACTGATAGGGGCGCTGGCCAACGAGCACCGTGATGCACGGTGGCTGTTCGGGATCGGGGCGGCCGCCGCGAGTGCGGTCTGGTTCACGACGCTGGGTTACGGGGCAACGCGACTGTCCGCGTTGTTCGGCAGGCCCGCGACGTGGCGAGTTCTCGACGGTGCCGTTGCGGTCACGATGATCTCTTTGGGCGTGTACCTCGCGGCGTCATGA
- a CDS encoding uroporphyrinogen-III synthase, with the protein MPENDWAPLTGYRVAVTAARRSEELCTLLRRRGATVCAAAAIAMVPLPDDDELHRNTEALIAAPPDIVVATTGIGFRGWMAAADGWGLAAELTGALGRARVVSRGPKATGALRAADLPEEWSPESESSREVLQYLREAGIAGQRIAVQLHGATDEWDPFPEFLDELRAAGADVVPIRVYRWRPAPRGGAFDTLVYGIADQQYDAVSFTSAPAVAATLLRAADLGVEAEVLTALRGPVHAMCVGPVTARPLVRLGVPTSSPERMRLGALARHITDELPLLRSRTVLAAGHNVEIRGTCVIVDGSVKSLSPAAMATMRALADRPGTVVSRRDLLAALPGAGTDTHAVETAVLRLRTALGDKNIVATVVKRGYRLAVDEHPAGAA; encoded by the coding sequence ATGCCCGAGAACGACTGGGCACCGCTGACCGGATATCGCGTGGCGGTGACCGCCGCGCGACGCTCCGAGGAACTGTGCACGCTGCTGCGCCGCCGAGGAGCCACAGTGTGCGCCGCAGCCGCCATCGCGATGGTGCCGCTGCCCGACGATGACGAACTGCACCGCAACACCGAGGCCCTGATCGCCGCCCCACCCGACATCGTGGTCGCCACGACCGGAATCGGGTTCCGCGGCTGGATGGCCGCCGCCGACGGGTGGGGGCTGGCCGCCGAACTGACCGGGGCGCTGGGTCGGGCCCGCGTCGTATCGAGGGGTCCGAAGGCCACCGGCGCCCTGCGGGCCGCTGACCTGCCCGAGGAGTGGTCCCCGGAGTCGGAGTCGTCCCGCGAGGTGCTGCAGTACCTGCGTGAAGCCGGGATCGCCGGCCAGCGCATCGCAGTGCAGTTGCACGGTGCGACTGACGAGTGGGACCCGTTTCCGGAGTTCCTGGATGAACTGCGGGCCGCCGGCGCCGACGTCGTGCCGATCCGCGTCTACCGCTGGCGTCCGGCGCCGCGTGGAGGCGCCTTCGACACACTCGTGTACGGAATTGCCGACCAGCAGTACGACGCCGTGAGCTTCACGTCGGCGCCCGCGGTCGCGGCGACGCTGCTGCGGGCCGCCGACCTCGGGGTCGAGGCCGAAGTGCTGACCGCGTTGCGCGGACCCGTCCACGCCATGTGCGTCGGCCCCGTGACGGCCCGCCCGCTGGTGCGCCTCGGGGTGCCGACGTCGTCACCCGAGCGGATGCGGTTGGGCGCGTTGGCGCGTCACATCACCGACGAACTTCCGCTGCTGCGCTCCCGCACGGTGCTGGCCGCGGGCCACAACGTGGAGATCCGCGGGACGTGCGTCATAGTCGACGGTTCGGTGAAGTCCCTGTCCCCCGCGGCGATGGCCACCATGCGCGCGCTCGCAGACCGACCGGGGACGGTGGTGTCCCGTCGCGACCTGCTCGCCGCGCTGCCGGGCGCGGGAACCGACACCCACGCTGTTGAGACCGCGGTGCTGCGGCTGCGAACGGCCCTGGGGGACAAGAACATCGTGGCCACCGTGGTCAAACGCGGATATCGGCTGGCAGTGGACGAGCACCCGGCGGGTGCGGCATGA
- a CDS encoding TetR family transcriptional regulator, giving the protein MDAREPLGLRERKKIRTRDAIRREAFRLFERNGYPNTTVEQIAEAADISSRTFFRYFPAKEHVLIDDDLIPPIIEAFIAAPPELPPLEAYKQAVQTSFAKLTPEQRDNAIRGQRLMYSVPEARAILYSDYVRLIGLIADALMIRLAEPVSDFERRILAGSIVGVLIACSDGTPMPGSPISDGLDILSRRLTLDSPGHDTMG; this is encoded by the coding sequence ATGGACGCCCGCGAACCACTCGGTCTCCGGGAACGCAAGAAAATCCGCACCCGAGACGCGATCCGGCGTGAAGCCTTCCGACTCTTCGAGCGGAACGGCTACCCCAACACGACCGTCGAGCAGATCGCTGAGGCCGCCGACATCTCGTCGCGCACCTTCTTCCGGTACTTCCCCGCCAAGGAACACGTCCTCATCGACGACGACCTGATCCCGCCGATCATCGAGGCGTTCATCGCGGCCCCTCCCGAGTTGCCTCCGCTCGAGGCCTACAAGCAGGCCGTCCAGACCTCATTCGCGAAGTTGACCCCGGAACAGCGGGACAACGCCATCCGCGGGCAGCGACTGATGTACTCCGTGCCCGAGGCGCGTGCCATCCTCTACTCGGACTACGTCCGACTGATCGGCCTGATCGCCGACGCCCTCATGATTCGCCTGGCCGAACCCGTCTCCGACTTCGAGCGCCGTATCCTCGCTGGTTCGATCGTCGGCGTGCTGATCGCGTGCTCCGACGGCACCCCGATGCCGGGCAGCCCGATTTCGGACGGTCTCGACATCCTGAGCCGAAGGCTCACCCTGGACAGCCCCGGGCACGACACAATGGGCTGA
- a CDS encoding SDR family oxidoreductase produces MAHNKTVFITGAAAGIGRATALTFARRGYTVGAYDIDEAGLATLSAEIAALGAAVRTGHLDVTDFDEMSARTAEFVAASGGRLDVMINNAGILVAGRFADIAVPAQRRMIDVNCVGVLNGAHAAHAHLRATPGSVLVNLASASAIYGQAELAVYSATKFFVRAMTEALDLEWGADGIRVIDMWPLFVQTAMTDDIHTGSTSSLGINLTPDDVADAIAAAVHPSWLRRRIHQVHFPVGTQTKVFALGSRFSPAWLTRLLNKRVSQS; encoded by the coding sequence ATGGCCCACAACAAAACCGTGTTCATCACGGGCGCAGCAGCAGGAATCGGGCGCGCCACCGCATTGACCTTCGCCCGCAGGGGCTACACGGTCGGCGCCTACGACATCGACGAAGCCGGGCTTGCGACGCTGTCCGCCGAGATCGCCGCACTGGGCGCCGCGGTGCGCACCGGCCACCTCGATGTCACCGACTTCGACGAAATGTCTGCTCGGACAGCCGAATTCGTTGCCGCGTCCGGAGGCAGGCTGGACGTGATGATCAACAACGCTGGGATCCTGGTCGCGGGAAGGTTCGCCGACATCGCGGTGCCCGCCCAGCGCAGGATGATCGACGTCAACTGCGTCGGGGTTCTCAACGGCGCACACGCCGCCCACGCCCACCTGCGCGCCACCCCGGGGTCGGTGCTGGTCAACCTCGCCTCGGCGTCAGCGATCTACGGCCAGGCCGAGCTCGCGGTGTACAGCGCCACCAAGTTCTTCGTCCGCGCCATGACCGAGGCGCTGGACCTCGAATGGGGCGCCGACGGCATCCGGGTCATCGACATGTGGCCCCTGTTCGTCCAGACCGCGATGACCGACGACATCCACACGGGCAGCACGTCGTCGCTGGGCATCAACCTCACGCCCGACGACGTCGCCGACGCGATCGCCGCTGCCGTCCACCCGTCCTGGCTCCGACGCCGCATCCACCAGGTGCACTTCCCCGTCGGGACCCAGACCAAGGTGTTCGCCCTGGGGTCTCGGTTCAGTCCGGCGTGGCTGACCCGGTTGTTGAACAAGAGGGTGTCGCAGTCCTGA
- a CDS encoding MFS transporter produces MFKVSGWPPQSVVRESGPNVPLVQEGATKLSAFAADQLDRAGPRARVAVLVLFAAFGVTIGTWAVHLPELKESVGLTAGQLGTVLLAVGVGAVVGMQVGGRLSDRFGSGPVSLISVTAMALAVVVPMCAASMAQAMVAAVVFGICVGTGDVAMNVAAVEVERDYERPIMGLFHGFFSVGTALGSLGSAVGFAVHAKAPVVTLIIGLVSAGAVIAVKPALWRRWMGSGPVQVEAPLEESSEPVDKSARWRRLAVLGVLSFLLFLAEGSAMDWSSLHAQEHRGASPTTGTMAFTAFVVAMTIGRFTIDRIADRVGAVRVLRWGSAVATVGAVLVVYTDSLILTLLGWAIFGLGICGGIPQVFTAAGAVSGGSGKELSYVVGLGYVATLSGPAVIGWLAEFVSLNQALIVVPVAALICACGAGAVDGARLGASEPPADDASRHG; encoded by the coding sequence ATGTTCAAAGTGTCGGGTTGGCCGCCTCAGTCGGTCGTGCGCGAGAGCGGACCGAACGTCCCGCTCGTCCAGGAAGGAGCGACGAAGCTGTCCGCTTTCGCCGCAGACCAACTCGACCGTGCCGGACCGCGCGCTCGCGTAGCGGTTCTGGTGCTGTTCGCCGCCTTCGGCGTCACCATCGGCACCTGGGCCGTGCACCTGCCGGAACTCAAGGAGTCCGTCGGTCTCACCGCGGGGCAGCTGGGCACGGTGCTGCTGGCGGTGGGCGTCGGCGCAGTCGTGGGCATGCAGGTGGGCGGAAGGCTGTCCGACCGCTTCGGAAGTGGGCCGGTCTCGCTGATCAGCGTGACAGCGATGGCCCTGGCCGTCGTGGTTCCGATGTGTGCGGCCTCCATGGCGCAGGCCATGGTGGCGGCCGTCGTCTTCGGGATCTGCGTCGGCACCGGGGACGTGGCGATGAATGTCGCTGCGGTCGAGGTGGAGCGTGACTACGAACGGCCCATCATGGGGCTGTTTCACGGGTTCTTCTCTGTCGGCACCGCGCTCGGGTCACTGGGCAGCGCAGTGGGTTTCGCGGTCCACGCCAAGGCCCCTGTGGTGACGCTGATCATCGGCCTGGTGAGCGCGGGGGCCGTGATCGCCGTCAAGCCTGCGCTGTGGCGCCGATGGATGGGATCCGGGCCGGTCCAGGTCGAGGCGCCGCTCGAAGAGTCCTCCGAACCGGTCGACAAGTCGGCACGGTGGCGCAGACTGGCGGTCCTGGGAGTTCTCTCCTTCCTGCTGTTCCTGGCCGAGGGGTCGGCCATGGACTGGAGCAGCCTGCATGCGCAGGAGCACCGAGGGGCTTCACCGACCACTGGGACCATGGCCTTCACGGCCTTTGTGGTCGCGATGACGATCGGACGGTTCACGATCGATCGCATCGCGGATCGGGTCGGCGCGGTTCGGGTGCTGCGGTGGGGTTCGGCCGTGGCCACGGTCGGAGCGGTGCTCGTCGTGTACACGGACTCGTTGATCCTCACCCTCTTGGGGTGGGCGATCTTCGGCCTGGGCATCTGTGGCGGAATACCGCAGGTGTTCACGGCCGCCGGCGCGGTCTCGGGCGGGTCGGGCAAGGAGCTGTCCTACGTCGTGGGACTCGGCTACGTCGCGACGCTGTCCGGTCCGGCGGTCATTGGGTGGCTTGCTGAATTCGTCTCGCTGAACCAAGCCCTGATCGTGGTGCCGGTCGCAGCGCTGATCTGCGCATGCGGAGCGGGCGCGGTCGACGGCGCGCGACTCGGCGCGAGTGAGCCCCCGGCGGACGACGCCAGTCGG
- a CDS encoding 5-oxoprolinase/urea amidolyase family protein, giving the protein MTTLEIMHTGPLALVEDLGRPGKAHLGVTRSGAADRRSHTLANRLVANPDDRATVEVTMGGLVARVQGGDADIAVTGADTDPMVNGKLFGTNSICHVRDGDVITLGSPYTGIRSYLAVRGGIDVQPVLGSRSYDVMSAIGPVPLQRGDVLRIGTHNGEYPEVDQAPVAGIESQLVDLRVIAGPRDDWFVAPDALVHTVWIASERSDRVGMRLSGTPMQYRWPDRQLPSEGATRGAIQVPPNGQPVILGPDHPVTGGYPVAGVIVDADIDKVAQIRPGQPVRLHWARPRG; this is encoded by the coding sequence ATGACAACGCTGGAGATCATGCACACCGGACCGCTGGCCCTCGTCGAGGACCTCGGCCGCCCCGGCAAGGCGCATCTGGGCGTCACCCGGTCCGGCGCGGCCGACCGGCGCTCGCACACGCTCGCCAACCGCCTGGTGGCCAACCCCGACGACCGGGCCACGGTCGAGGTCACGATGGGTGGGCTCGTCGCGCGGGTGCAGGGCGGCGACGCCGACATCGCCGTGACCGGAGCCGACACCGATCCCATGGTGAACGGAAAGCTGTTCGGCACCAACAGCATCTGCCATGTCCGGGACGGCGATGTGATCACCCTGGGGTCGCCCTACACCGGCATACGGAGCTACCTCGCGGTGCGCGGTGGCATCGACGTTCAACCGGTGTTGGGATCGCGCAGCTATGACGTGATGTCGGCGATCGGGCCCGTGCCGCTTCAGCGTGGCGATGTCCTGCGCATCGGCACCCACAACGGGGAGTACCCCGAGGTCGACCAGGCGCCAGTGGCGGGGATCGAGAGCCAGCTCGTCGACCTGCGGGTCATCGCCGGCCCCCGCGACGACTGGTTCGTCGCCCCCGATGCGCTGGTGCACACCGTCTGGATCGCCTCCGAGCGCAGCGACCGCGTGGGCATGCGCCTCAGCGGAACCCCCATGCAGTACCGCTGGCCGGATCGGCAGCTGCCGTCGGAGGGCGCCACCCGCGGCGCCATCCAGGTGCCGCCCAATGGCCAACCGGTGATCCTGGGCCCCGATCACCCCGTGACCGGCGGCTATCCCGTCGCGGGTGTGATCGTTGATGCCGACATCGACAAGGTCGCCCAGATCCGACCCGGACAGCCCGTTCGGCTGCATTGGGCCCGCCCCCGCGGCTAG
- a CDS encoding ABC transporter substrate-binding protein, with the protein MTPWTRREFLTATGVAGLALTACSSESSSGANPDSGAVTLKHAFGETTIPSPPKRVVSAGFTEQDDLLAVGTVPIATTEWFGAEPFAVWPWAQSALRGAQPTVLHIDDGIQVEQIAALKPDLIVAINAGCDEATYEKLSAIAPTLPQSGRSPFFESWRDQATAIGRATFSGDRMTALIKGVEDRFTAAGTANPQFKDKSVLLLQGSTEWENSVIASTPGWRTGFLTQMGLVIPDSITEFTDDGHDRAVIPLDKVGPALDAADVLIWACESEEQRAALLADPRIAELRASRENRNVFTTREQAGAIAFASVLSYPLVADQLPPLLAQALA; encoded by the coding sequence ATGACGCCATGGACCAGGCGTGAGTTCCTCACGGCCACGGGCGTGGCCGGTTTGGCGCTGACGGCCTGCTCGTCGGAGTCCTCGTCCGGCGCCAATCCCGACAGCGGCGCCGTCACCCTCAAGCACGCATTCGGGGAGACCACGATCCCGTCGCCGCCGAAGAGAGTGGTCAGCGCCGGGTTCACCGAACAGGACGACCTGCTCGCGGTCGGCACCGTCCCGATCGCGACCACAGAATGGTTCGGCGCAGAACCGTTCGCGGTATGGCCGTGGGCGCAGTCCGCGCTTCGGGGGGCACAACCGACCGTGCTGCACATCGATGACGGCATCCAGGTCGAGCAGATCGCGGCCCTGAAGCCCGATCTGATCGTCGCGATCAACGCGGGATGTGATGAGGCGACCTATGAGAAGCTGTCGGCGATCGCCCCGACCCTCCCGCAGTCCGGGCGGTCGCCCTTCTTCGAGTCGTGGAGAGACCAGGCCACCGCCATCGGCCGGGCGACCTTCTCGGGCGATCGAATGACCGCACTGATCAAGGGTGTCGAGGACCGGTTCACGGCCGCAGGCACGGCCAACCCGCAGTTCAAGGACAAGTCGGTGCTTCTTCTGCAGGGGAGCACCGAGTGGGAGAACAGCGTCATCGCCAGTACGCCGGGGTGGCGCACTGGCTTCCTGACCCAGATGGGTCTCGTCATCCCCGACAGCATCACCGAATTCACCGACGACGGTCACGACCGCGCCGTCATCCCATTGGACAAGGTGGGACCCGCGCTCGACGCCGCCGACGTGCTGATCTGGGCATGCGAGAGCGAGGAGCAGCGTGCGGCGCTGCTGGCCGACCCCCGCATCGCGGAACTGCGGGCCAGCAGGGAGAACCGCAACGTCTTCACCACGCGGGAACAGGCGGGCGCGATCGCGTTCGCGTCGGTGCTGTCCTATCCCCTCGTCGCCGATCAGCTGCCGCCCCTGCTCGCGCAGGCCCTCGCCTGA
- a CDS encoding 5-oxoprolinase subunit B family protein, with translation MSLTVDLLTSGRAQRVVRDYGDCALLLECEDSAEVLAWTATLRHAELPGVLDIVPAARTVLVKLDGPRYQAPTRQRLAKLPLTEPVVDAPASGQPDVVIDVVYDGEDLVEVGRLTGLDPVGVIAAHIGTLWRVGFGGFAPGFAYLIGGDPRLNVPRRSDPRTRVPAGAIGLAGEFSGVYPRESPGGWQLIGRTDAVLWDIERENPALLTPGMWVQFRAA, from the coding sequence ATGAGCCTCACGGTGGACTTGTTAACCTCTGGCAGGGCGCAACGCGTGGTGCGTGATTACGGCGACTGTGCCCTGCTTCTTGAATGCGAAGATTCGGCCGAGGTGCTGGCCTGGACGGCCACTCTGAGGCACGCGGAACTGCCGGGAGTCCTCGACATCGTCCCGGCCGCACGAACTGTGCTGGTGAAACTGGACGGGCCGCGATACCAGGCTCCGACCCGGCAGCGACTGGCCAAACTTCCCCTCACCGAGCCGGTGGTCGACGCCCCCGCGAGCGGTCAGCCCGACGTGGTGATCGACGTCGTCTACGACGGCGAAGACCTCGTCGAGGTGGGTCGTCTCACCGGGTTGGACCCGGTCGGAGTGATCGCCGCGCACATCGGCACGCTGTGGCGGGTCGGGTTCGGCGGCTTCGCACCCGGCTTCGCCTATCTGATCGGAGGCGACCCCAGACTGAATGTCCCGCGCCGAAGCGACCCCCGAACCAGGGTGCCCGCGGGAGCGATCGGCCTCGCGGGCGAGTTCAGCGGTGTCTACCCCCGGGAGTCCCCCGGCGGATGGCAGCTGATCGGCCGCACCGACGCCGTGCTGTGGGACATCGAACGCGAGAATCCGGCGCTGCTCACGCCGGGCATGTGGGTGCAGTTCAGGGCCGCGTGA
- a CDS encoding queuosine precursor transporter gives MAQVNDTEHASGFARVGSAYYPVLVSVFTALVIISNVTATKGVAFGPIITDGGFIVFPLTYIIGDVLSEVYGFKAARRAIILGFAMNALAAFAFWLTIYLPAADFYENQAHFENVVHSYTQLIVAGLAGFLVGQTINAWAVVAIKARTKEKHLWARLIGSTFLGQLGDSLVFCAIAANAIGISTFRDFAVYTALGWFYKTAVEVVLLPVTYRVIAFIKRREPSYEPMV, from the coding sequence ATAGCTCAAGTGAACGACACCGAACACGCATCAGGCTTCGCGCGGGTCGGGTCCGCGTACTACCCGGTCCTGGTCTCGGTGTTCACGGCGCTGGTGATCATCTCGAACGTCACGGCCACCAAGGGCGTGGCCTTCGGCCCGATCATCACCGACGGCGGATTCATCGTGTTCCCGCTGACCTACATCATCGGCGACGTGCTCTCGGAGGTGTACGGCTTCAAGGCCGCGCGCCGCGCGATCATCCTCGGCTTCGCGATGAACGCCCTGGCCGCGTTCGCGTTCTGGTTGACGATCTACCTGCCCGCGGCGGACTTCTACGAGAACCAGGCGCACTTCGAGAACGTGGTGCACTCCTACACGCAGTTGATCGTCGCCGGCCTGGCTGGATTCCTCGTCGGGCAAACCATCAACGCCTGGGCGGTGGTGGCGATCAAGGCGCGGACCAAGGAGAAACACCTGTGGGCCCGCCTGATCGGATCGACGTTCCTGGGCCAACTCGGCGACTCGCTGGTGTTCTGCGCGATCGCCGCCAATGCCATCGGCATCAGCACATTTCGCGATTTCGCGGTCTACACGGCACTGGGTTGGTTCTACAAGACGGCGGTCGAAGTCGTGCTGCTGCCGGTCACGTACCGGGTGATCGCGTTCATCAAGAGGCGTGAGCCCAGTTATGAACCGATGGTCTGA
- a CDS encoding GNAT family N-acetyltransferase translates to MHPEVHTARLLHTSDLDDETREDARHMLDAAFDGDFSDDDWEHALGGMHALVTHHGAVVAHASVVQRRLIHDSAALRCGYVEAVAVHPDWRGQGLGAAVMAAAEQVIRGAYVLGALGAAENSHGFYAGRGWRRWEGPTSVLAPGGPTRTPDDDHNVFVLPVDVEVDISAELMCDWRAGDVW, encoded by the coding sequence GTGCACCCGGAGGTCCACACCGCACGCCTGCTGCACACCTCGGATCTCGACGACGAGACCCGCGAGGACGCCCGCCACATGCTCGACGCCGCGTTCGACGGTGACTTCTCCGATGACGACTGGGAGCACGCGCTGGGCGGTATGCACGCCCTGGTCACCCACCACGGCGCCGTGGTCGCCCACGCATCAGTGGTGCAGCGCCGACTGATCCACGACAGTGCGGCCCTGCGCTGCGGGTACGTCGAAGCCGTTGCCGTGCACCCGGACTGGCGCGGACAGGGGCTCGGTGCGGCCGTCATGGCCGCGGCCGAACAGGTGATCCGCGGGGCGTATGTGCTCGGTGCCCTGGGCGCTGCCGAGAATTCACACGGCTTCTATGCGGGCCGCGGCTGGCGGCGGTGGGAGGGGCCGACCTCGGTGCTGGCCCCCGGCGGCCCGACGCGGACCCCGGACGACGACCACAACGTCTTCGTACTGCCGGTCGACGTCGAGGTGGACATCAGCGCGGAACTGATGTGCGACTGGCGGGCCGGCGACGTCTGGTGA
- a CDS encoding YeiH family protein: MTEQNTETTPVPDDSTPPRTSIGTIAAGVLVVIALGAATRYLETNVPKWASGTSFAGVAKSIEFPVYAIAIGLLGNVLLTKLAVRDALSAGFRTEFFIKTGLVLLGASINLKLLVTAAGPAILQALLLISIVFGFTWWLGGRLGLDDKLRALLASAVSICGVSAAIAAAGAVQAKREQLAYAASLVIVFALPSIFLLPWLARLLGLPDAVAGAWIGGNIDTTAAVAAAGAIAGEDALQIATIVKTTQNALIGIVAIALTAYFALKIERRTDAAARPSLRQFWDRFPKFVLGFIAASIIGTLYLQYAGSDGKATISSVNDLRTWFLIFAFVAIGLEFSLKGLREAGWRPIAVFASATVVNIVVALGLAVLLFSNFSTGG, translated from the coding sequence GTGACCGAACAGAACACCGAGACCACTCCCGTCCCCGACGACAGCACCCCACCGCGGACGTCGATCGGCACCATCGCTGCCGGAGTACTGGTGGTGATCGCCCTTGGCGCGGCCACCCGATACCTGGAGACGAATGTCCCGAAGTGGGCGTCGGGCACGTCGTTCGCCGGGGTGGCCAAGTCCATCGAGTTCCCGGTCTATGCGATCGCCATCGGCCTGCTCGGCAACGTCCTGCTGACCAAACTTGCTGTGCGCGATGCGCTTTCAGCGGGGTTCCGCACCGAATTCTTCATCAAGACCGGCCTGGTGCTGCTGGGCGCCTCGATCAACCTGAAGCTGCTGGTGACGGCGGCGGGACCGGCGATCCTGCAGGCACTGCTGCTGATCTCCATCGTCTTCGGGTTCACGTGGTGGCTCGGCGGGCGGCTGGGACTCGACGACAAGCTACGGGCACTGCTGGCCTCGGCCGTCTCGATCTGCGGTGTGAGCGCGGCGATCGCGGCCGCCGGTGCGGTGCAGGCCAAACGCGAACAGTTGGCCTATGCCGCGTCGCTGGTGATCGTGTTCGCGCTGCCGTCGATCTTCCTGCTGCCCTGGTTGGCCAGGCTGCTCGGACTTCCCGACGCAGTGGCCGGCGCGTGGATCGGCGGCAACATCGACACCACGGCCGCGGTCGCGGCCGCAGGCGCGATCGCCGGTGAGGACGCCCTGCAGATCGCGACCATCGTCAAGACCACTCAGAACGCCCTGATCGGCATCGTGGCCATCGCGCTGACGGCGTACTTCGCGTTGAAGATCGAACGTCGCACCGATGCGGCCGCGCGCCCATCGCTGCGGCAGTTCTGGGACCGCTTCCCGAAGTTCGTCCTCGGATTCATCGCGGCGTCGATCATCGGCACGCTGTACCTGCAATACGCGGGATCCGACGGCAAGGCCACCATCTCCAGTGTCAACGATCTGCGAACCTGGTTCCTGATCTTCGCGTTCGTGGCGATCGGCCTGGAGTTCTCGTTGAAGGGCCTGCGCGAGGCCGGATGGCGTCCGATCGCGGTATTCGCCTCGGCGACCGTGGTGAACATCGTCGTCGCCCTCGGTCTGGCCGTGCTGCTGTTCAGCAATTTCTCCACGGGAGGCTGA
- a CDS encoding class I SAM-dependent methyltransferase: MTEQSTDEFRPTLESFDHLYRGEPVVEGGPPPSGVPWDIGRAQPRLAELEALGAIKGEVLDIGCGLGDNAIYLASRGHSVTALDGSEAAIEQARQRAADVGAVVTFGVADATALTGYDDRFDTVVDSALMHCLDDAGRHAYAAGLHRATRPGARWFIYCFADANVNGVVTPMHGVPEATLRDVLTRNGWRVDFLGPTTYLGNTAGFTAPPGPPPENMPAAQSAEMKKMAERMAAILPLIDDGLVHLPFTVVHATRVG, from the coding sequence GTGACGGAGCAGTCTACGGATGAATTCCGCCCCACACTGGAATCCTTCGACCACCTCTATCGCGGTGAGCCGGTCGTCGAAGGCGGCCCCCCTCCCAGCGGTGTCCCGTGGGACATCGGCCGGGCGCAGCCTCGACTGGCAGAACTCGAAGCCCTCGGAGCCATCAAAGGCGAGGTCCTCGACATCGGCTGCGGCCTCGGCGACAACGCCATCTACCTCGCCTCACGCGGTCACTCCGTCACCGCCCTCGACGGGTCGGAGGCCGCGATCGAGCAGGCCCGGCAGCGTGCCGCCGACGTCGGCGCCGTCGTCACGTTCGGCGTCGCCGACGCCACCGCGTTGACGGGATACGACGACCGGTTCGACACCGTCGTCGACAGCGCGCTGATGCACTGCCTCGACGACGCAGGCCGACACGCGTACGCCGCGGGCCTGCACCGCGCCACCCGACCCGGAGCGCGCTGGTTCATCTACTGTTTCGCCGACGCGAACGTCAACGGCGTGGTCACGCCCATGCACGGAGTGCCCGAGGCGACCCTGCGCGACGTCCTCACCCGCAACGGATGGCGGGTGGACTTCCTGGGACCGACCACCTACCTGGGCAATACGGCCGGGTTCACCGCCCCGCCGGGACCACCGCCCGAAAACATGCCCGCCGCACAAAGTGCGGAGATGAAGAAGATGGCCGAGCGGATGGCGGCGATCCTGCCCTTGATCGATGATGGCCTGGTGCACCTGCCGTTCACCGTGGTGCACGCCACCCGCGTCGGCTGA